One stretch of Oncorhynchus keta strain PuntledgeMale-10-30-2019 chromosome 18, Oket_V2, whole genome shotgun sequence DNA includes these proteins:
- the LOC118397309 gene encoding creatine kinase M-type-like, producing the protein MPKNCHNDYKMKFSDVEEFPDLSLHNNHMAKVLTKDMYKKLRSKSTPSGFTLDDCTQTGVDNPGHPFIMTVGCVAGDEECYEVFKDMFDPIISDRHGGYKPTDKHKTDLNFENLKGGDDLDPAYVLSSRVRTGRSIKGYTLPPHNSRGERRMVEKLSIEALATLDGEFKGKYYPLNGMSDAEQDQLIADHFLFDKPVSPLLLSAGMARDWPDARGIWHNDAKSFLVWVNEEDHLRVISMEKGGNMKEVFRRFCVGLQKIEAVFKKHNHGFMWNEHLGYVLTCPSNLGTGLRGGVHVKLPKLSTHAKFEEILTRLRLQKRGTGGVDTASVGGIFDISNADRLGSSEVQQVQMVVDGVKLMVEMEKKLEKGEAIDGMIPAQK; encoded by the exons ATGCCGAAGAACTGCCACAATGACTACAAGATGAAATTCTCTGATGTAGAGGAGTTCCCAGACCTCTCCCTGCACAACAACCACATGGCCAAGGTGCTGACCAAGGACATGTACAAAAAGCTGAGGAGCAAGTCTACCCCCTCTGGTTTCACCCTGGACGACTGCACCCAGACCGGTGTGGACAACCCTG GACACCCCTTCATCATGACCGTCGGCTGTGTTGCTGGTGATGAAGAGTGCTACGAAGTCTTTAAGGATATGTTCGACCCCATCATCTCCGACCGTCACGGAGGCTACAAGCCCACCGACAAACACAAGACCGACCTGAACTTCGAGAACCTGAAG GGAGGTGATGATCTTGACCCCGCCTACGTCCTGTCCAGCCGTGTGCGTACCGGACGCAGCATCAAGGGATACACCCTGCCCCCCCACAACAGCCGTGGCGAGCGTAGAATGGTTGAGAAACTGTCCATCGAGG ccctggcCACACTGGATGGTGAGTTCAAGGGAAAGTACTACCCCCTGAATGGCATGAGCGATGCCGAGCAGGATCAGCTGATCGCCGACCACTTCTTGTTTGACAAGCCCGTCTCCCCCCTGCTGCTGTCCGCTGGTATGGCCCGTGACTGGCCCGACGCAAGAGGAATCTG GCACAACGATGCCAAGAGCTTCTTGGTCTGGGTGAACGAGGAGGATCACCTGCGTGTCATCTCCATGGAGAAGGGAGGCAACATGAAGGAGGTCTTCAGACGCTTCTGCGTTGGTCTGCAGAAG ATTGAGGCGGTCTTCAAGAAGCACAACCACGGCTTCATGTGGAACGAGCATCTCGGCTATGTGCTGACCTGCCCCTCCAACCTGGGAACTGGCCTTCGCGGTGGCGTGCACGTCAAGCTGCCCAAGCTGAGCACACATGCCAAGTTTGAGGAGATCCTGACCAGGCTGCGTCTGCAGAAGCGCGGCACAG GTGGTGTGGACACGGCCTCCGTGGGTGGAATCTTCGACATCTCCAACGCTGATCGTCTGGGCTCCTCAGAGGTGCAGCAGGTGCAGATGGTGGTGGATGGCGTCAAGCTCATGGTGGAGATGGAGAAGAAGCTGGAGAAGGGAGAGGCCATCGACGGCATGATCCCAGCCCAGAAGTAA